From Dehalococcoidales bacterium:
ATGGTCCCCGCGTTCAATTGATTCATCCCATTGGAAGCTGAGCTCTGGGGTATAGCGTAATTTAAGGTTTTTTGCCAGTTCCTTACGCAAGAACCCTGAGGCTGAGGCCAGCACACTCAGCGTCTCCCGTTTTTCTTCCTCGCTGCCCAGGCGGCTGATAAATACCCGGGCGTGTTTCAGGTCGGCAGAGGTGATAACCTCGGTCACCGTAATAAAAGTGCCCAGCCGGGGGTCTTTGACCTGGCGCTGAAGCAATTGGCTGAGTTCCTGACGAATGA
This genomic window contains:
- the rbfA gene encoding 30S ribosome-binding factor RbfA, translating into MPHRIERVNSLIRQELSQLLQRQVKDPRLGTFITVTEVITSADLKHARVFISRLGSEEEKRETLSVLASASGFLRKELAKNLKLRYTPELSFQWDESIERGDHLLQLLDAVTSDEDEALRTSGSGED